In Chrysemys picta bellii isolate R12L10 chromosome 3, ASM1138683v2, whole genome shotgun sequence, a single genomic region encodes these proteins:
- the CDC42EP3 gene encoding cdc42 effector protein 3: MPAKTPIYLKAANNKKGKKFKLRDILSPDMISPPLGDFRHTIHIGKEGQHDVFGDISFLQGNYELLPGNEGTPRVGQFGGHNEFLRANSTCDSMFTETPSPVLKNAISLPAIGGSQALVLPLLSPVTFNSKRDSFGPSKNARLSCEPVMEEKLQEKSKQLENGEMYKDDILWEPNGSGSHYINGRESHSSSLSEQCTDWQTVDLLDDSHLSCELTKAETKSEESLSDLAGSFLSLQLDLGPSLLDEVLNVMDKNKS, translated from the coding sequence ATGCCAGCTAAGACACCCATCTACCTGAAAGCTGCCAATAATAAGAAAGGGAAGAAATTCAAATTAAGGGATATTTTGTCTCCTGATATGATCAGTCCACCACTTGGTGACTTTCGTCACACCATACACATTGGGAAAGAGGGACAACATGATGTTTTTGGGGACATCTCATTTCTGCAAGGAAATTATGAGCTGTTGCCTGGGAATGAGGGAACACCAAGAGTTGGTCAGTTTGGTGGACATAATGAGTTCTTAAGGGCAAACAGCACCTGTGACTCCATGTTTACAGAAACTCCTTCACCCGTGCTCAAAAATGCCATCTCGCTTCCTGCCATTGGTGGTTCTCAAGCCCTTGTGTTGCCCTTATTGTCACCAGTGACATTTAATTCAAAGCGGGACTCCTTTGGGCCATCAAAGAATGCAAGGCTTAGCTGTGAGCCAGTAATGGAAGAAAAATTGcaggagaaaagcaaacagttggAGAATGGGGAAATGTACAAAGATGACATCCTATGGGAGCCGAATGGTTCTGGGTCGCATTATATTAATGGCAGAGAGAGTCATTCATCCAGCCTTTCTGAACAATGCACTGATTGGCAAACAGTTGACTTACTTGATGACAGTCATCTCTCATGTGAACTAACTAAGGCAGAGACTAAGTCAGAAGAATCCCTTTCAGATCTTGCAGGCTCGTTTCTTTCATTGCAGCTTGACCTGGGACCCTCACTTCTGGATGAGGTCCTCAATGTAATGGACAAAAATAAATCCTAG